The Marinobacter halotolerans genome includes a window with the following:
- a CDS encoding zinc ribbon-containing protein: MATDQERNHLSGKALEAYDRMLERVQSRLSEMEETTRDTLQEEIERAVEFEYDLAEMTREEADLLGAYLQRDLEHLLHFVEETGEGLSEWLQLDISLLEHQLANVLFSVADKTRLDTLELSQKLENKEPSQYISGEVATAGMFRCLNCGHMRCLTATSHLEPCDACDSHYYERVTSRWPRKSE, translated from the coding sequence ATGGCGACGGATCAGGAAAGAAATCATCTTTCAGGCAAAGCACTTGAAGCCTATGACCGCATGCTGGAACGGGTTCAGTCACGGCTTAGTGAGATGGAGGAAACCACCCGCGATACTTTGCAAGAAGAGATTGAGCGGGCTGTGGAGTTCGAGTACGACCTGGCCGAGATGACCCGTGAGGAAGCTGATCTGTTGGGCGCCTACCTGCAACGGGATCTGGAGCATTTGCTTCACTTTGTGGAGGAAACCGGGGAAGGCCTGAGTGAGTGGCTGCAACTGGACATTTCCCTGCTGGAGCACCAGCTGGCAAACGTGCTGTTTTCAGTTGCTGACAAGACCAGGTTGGACACGCTCGAGCTTAGTCAGAAGCTGGAGAACAAGGAGCCAAGCCAGTACATCAGTGGTGAGGTGGCCACAGCCGGCATGTTCCGATGCCTGAACTGCGGCCATATGCGCTGCCTGACCGCGACCAGCCATCTGGAACCCTGTGACGCCTGTGACTCCCACTATTACGAACGTGTGACCAGTCGCTGGCCCAGGAAATCGGAGTAA
- a CDS encoding acyl-CoA dehydrogenase C-terminal domain-containing protein produces the protein MADYQAPLRDMRFVLNEVFDAPALWASLPKVAENVDPETADAILEEAGKITSGVLAPLNREGDEQGCKWNDGEVSTPEGFREAYQTIVEGGWNGLGGNPEFGGMGMPKTLVAQFEEMMQAANMAFGLAPMLTAGACLALDAHGNQELKEKYLPNMYSGVWSGAMDLTEPHAGTDLGIIRTKAVPNDDGSFNVTGTKIFITWGEHDMAENIVHLVLAKLPDAPKGPKGISMFLVPKFLVNDDGSLGERNQFSCGSIEKKMGIKGSATCVMNYDGAKGWLVGEENKGLAAMFTMMNYERLGVGIQGMGAAEASLQSAREYAMERTQSRAPTGAQQPDKAADPILVHPDVRRMLLTMKGYVEGGRAFSTYVAQWLDISKYSDDDERRKHAEGMVALLTPVAKAFLTDRGLDTCIIGQQVFGGHGFIREWGQEQLVRDCRITQIYEGTNGIQALDLMGRKVVGSQGKLYELFAEDMAAFIEENSVDPALRPYLEPLAAALERLSDVTEHVINQAAENPDSIGAASVDYLDLFGLTAVGYMWAKIVKAAAAKTEGDNSGFYTGKVKTARFYFDRMLPKTVALAEGIRSGSDSMMALTAEEF, from the coding sequence ATGGCTGATTACCAGGCACCCCTGCGTGATATGCGCTTTGTTCTGAATGAAGTGTTTGATGCACCCGCGCTTTGGGCGTCACTGCCGAAAGTGGCTGAAAACGTTGACCCGGAGACGGCCGACGCCATTCTCGAGGAAGCCGGCAAAATTACCAGTGGCGTTCTGGCTCCCCTGAACCGCGAAGGCGATGAGCAGGGTTGCAAATGGAATGACGGCGAAGTGAGCACCCCCGAGGGTTTCCGCGAAGCCTACCAGACCATCGTTGAAGGCGGCTGGAATGGCCTTGGCGGCAATCCGGAGTTCGGCGGCATGGGAATGCCCAAGACCCTGGTTGCCCAGTTCGAAGAAATGATGCAGGCCGCGAACATGGCTTTCGGCCTGGCACCCATGCTGACCGCCGGCGCCTGCCTGGCGCTGGACGCCCATGGCAACCAGGAACTGAAAGAAAAGTATCTGCCAAACATGTATTCCGGTGTCTGGTCCGGTGCCATGGACCTGACCGAGCCCCATGCGGGTACGGATCTGGGTATCATTCGCACGAAGGCCGTGCCAAACGATGACGGCTCTTTCAACGTGACCGGCACCAAGATTTTTATCACCTGGGGCGAGCACGATATGGCCGAGAACATCGTCCATCTTGTGCTGGCGAAGCTGCCGGATGCGCCCAAGGGGCCCAAGGGTATTTCCATGTTCCTGGTGCCCAAGTTCCTGGTGAACGATGACGGTTCCCTGGGCGAGCGTAACCAGTTCAGCTGTGGATCCATCGAGAAGAAGATGGGCATCAAGGGGTCTGCCACCTGTGTGATGAACTATGACGGCGCCAAAGGCTGGCTTGTGGGCGAAGAGAACAAAGGCCTGGCCGCCATGTTTACCATGATGAACTATGAGCGTCTTGGGGTAGGTATCCAGGGTATGGGTGCGGCGGAAGCGTCACTGCAAAGCGCCCGCGAGTACGCCATGGAGCGTACCCAGAGCCGCGCCCCGACCGGTGCCCAGCAGCCTGACAAGGCCGCGGACCCGATCCTGGTGCACCCGGATGTCCGTCGGATGCTGCTTACCATGAAAGGCTATGTTGAAGGCGGCCGCGCTTTTTCTACTTACGTCGCCCAGTGGCTGGATATCTCCAAGTACTCCGATGACGATGAGCGTCGCAAGCATGCAGAAGGTATGGTTGCGCTGCTGACGCCTGTGGCCAAGGCTTTCCTGACGGACCGGGGCCTGGATACATGCATCATCGGCCAGCAGGTATTTGGCGGACACGGTTTCATCCGCGAGTGGGGTCAAGAGCAGCTGGTGCGGGACTGCCGTATCACCCAGATCTACGAGGGCACCAATGGCATTCAGGCACTGGACCTGATGGGCCGGAAAGTTGTGGGCAGCCAGGGCAAGCTCTACGAACTGTTTGCTGAGGACATGGCCGCGTTTATTGAAGAGAACAGCGTCGACCCGGCACTTCGTCCTTACCTTGAGCCCCTGGCAGCAGCACTCGAGCGCCTGTCGGACGTCACCGAGCACGTGATCAACCAGGCAGCTGAGAATCCGGATAGCATCGGTGCGGCATCGGTTGATTATCTGGACCTGTTCGGCCTGACAGCGGTTGGCTACATGTGGGCGAAAATCGTCAAAGCGGCTGCGGCAAAAACAGAAGGCGATAACTCTGGCTTTTATACAGGCAAAGTAAAAACAGCGCGCTTCTACTTTGACCGCATGTTGCCGAAAACCGTCGCCCTGGCCGAAGGAATCCGCAGTGGCAGTGATTCCATGATGGCATTGACGGCTGAAGAGTTCTGA
- the leuS gene encoding leucine--tRNA ligase, whose translation MDQQYNPSDVERNAQKYWEENDTFTVREEPGKPKYYCLSMFPYPSGKLHMGHVRNYTIGDVISRYQRMQGKNVMQPMGWDAFGLPAENAAIANKTAPAKWTHANIAYMKNQLKQLGFGYDWHRELATCKPDYYRWEQWFFARLYEKGLVYKKMSTVNWDPVDQTVLANEQVVDGRGWRSGALVEQKKIPQWFIRITDYAEELLNDLDQLEDWPEQVKTMQRNWIGKSIGTELTFQMKDGSDPLEVYTTRPDTLMGVTYMAVSTEHPIARKAAEHYREVSEFAEQCRNSKTAEADLAVMEKKGIDTGFKAIHPLTHEEIPVYVANFVLTDYGTGALMAVPGHDERDHEFAVKYRLPVKQVIAPGDGREIDVQEQAFTEKGILVSSGKYNGLTSEEAFNAIADYLEETGIGKRTVNYRLRDWGVSRQRYWGAPIPMMTMEDGTERPVPDDQLPVKLPEDVEMDGVQSPIKADPEWAKTSFEGQPATLETDTFDTFMESSWYYARFCSPNYDKGMLDPAAANYWLPVDQYIGGIEHAILHLLYARFFHKLLRDVGLVNSSEPFNRLLCQGMVLAETYYREDDAGKKTWISPADIVTERDDKGQVISTVHKDDGQPVIAGGVTKMSKSKNNGIDPQAIIDEHGADTVRLFMMFAAPPEQSLEWSDSGVEGAHRFLKRLWRMVSEHVAEGQAPGLNTADLTDGQKNLRRKTHETIAKVSDDISRRLTFNTSIAAVMELLNETAKLTDDEPQSRAVRQEALDSAVTMLSPIVPHICHQLWQALGHQGPVVDAPWPVADKGAMVRSEIQVVLQVNGKVRAKADVPADIDKSSLETLALANENVVRFTEGKTVRKVIVVPGKLVNVVAN comes from the coding sequence ATGGACCAGCAATATAATCCCAGCGATGTTGAACGCAACGCCCAGAAATACTGGGAAGAGAACGACACGTTTACGGTCAGGGAAGAACCCGGCAAGCCCAAATACTACTGCCTGTCCATGTTCCCCTACCCTAGTGGCAAACTGCACATGGGGCACGTGCGCAACTACACCATCGGCGACGTGATTTCCCGCTATCAGCGCATGCAGGGCAAGAACGTGATGCAGCCCATGGGCTGGGACGCGTTTGGGCTGCCGGCTGAGAATGCCGCCATTGCCAACAAGACGGCGCCCGCCAAGTGGACTCACGCCAACATCGCCTACATGAAGAACCAACTCAAACAGCTGGGTTTCGGCTACGACTGGCACCGCGAGCTGGCCACCTGCAAGCCGGACTACTACCGCTGGGAACAGTGGTTCTTTGCACGGCTGTACGAGAAAGGCCTGGTCTATAAGAAGATGTCCACCGTCAACTGGGACCCGGTCGACCAGACTGTGCTCGCGAACGAACAGGTAGTCGACGGCCGCGGCTGGCGCTCAGGCGCGCTGGTTGAACAGAAGAAGATTCCCCAGTGGTTTATCCGCATCACCGACTACGCTGAAGAACTGCTCAACGACCTGGACCAGCTTGAAGACTGGCCGGAGCAGGTCAAGACCATGCAGCGGAACTGGATTGGCAAGTCCATCGGCACCGAGCTGACCTTTCAGATGAAGGACGGCAGCGATCCGCTGGAGGTGTACACCACCCGTCCGGATACGCTGATGGGCGTGACTTACATGGCGGTCTCCACTGAACATCCCATTGCCCGAAAAGCAGCCGAGCACTACCGGGAAGTGTCGGAATTTGCGGAGCAGTGCCGCAACAGCAAGACGGCCGAGGCGGACCTGGCGGTCATGGAAAAGAAAGGCATTGATACCGGGTTCAAGGCCATTCACCCGCTGACCCACGAGGAAATTCCGGTCTACGTGGCCAACTTCGTTCTGACCGATTACGGCACGGGTGCGCTGATGGCGGTGCCCGGCCACGACGAGCGAGACCACGAATTTGCCGTGAAGTACCGGCTGCCGGTCAAGCAGGTTATTGCGCCAGGTGATGGCCGCGAAATCGACGTTCAGGAACAGGCCTTCACCGAGAAAGGCATTCTGGTGTCCTCCGGCAAGTACAACGGCCTGACCAGTGAAGAGGCTTTCAATGCCATTGCCGATTACCTGGAAGAGACCGGCATTGGCAAGCGCACGGTGAATTACCGCCTGCGGGACTGGGGCGTTTCCCGCCAGCGTTACTGGGGTGCACCAATCCCCATGATGACCATGGAAGACGGTACCGAACGCCCGGTTCCTGATGACCAGTTGCCGGTCAAACTGCCGGAAGATGTGGAAATGGACGGCGTACAGTCACCCATCAAAGCCGATCCCGAGTGGGCCAAAACCAGTTTTGAAGGCCAGCCTGCCACACTGGAAACGGACACCTTCGACACCTTCATGGAGTCGTCCTGGTATTACGCCCGCTTCTGCAGTCCCAACTATGACAAGGGCATGCTGGACCCGGCTGCGGCCAACTACTGGCTGCCGGTAGACCAGTACATCGGCGGCATCGAACACGCCATTCTGCACCTGCTCTACGCCCGCTTTTTCCACAAGCTGCTGCGGGATGTGGGGCTTGTAAACAGCTCAGAGCCCTTCAACCGGCTGCTTTGCCAGGGCATGGTGCTGGCAGAAACCTATTACCGGGAAGATGATGCCGGTAAGAAGACCTGGATTTCACCGGCCGATATCGTGACCGAAAGGGACGACAAGGGCCAGGTCATCAGCACAGTACACAAAGACGACGGCCAGCCGGTGATCGCCGGTGGCGTCACCAAAATGTCCAAGTCCAAGAACAACGGTATCGACCCCCAGGCCATCATTGATGAGCATGGCGCCGATACCGTGCGTCTGTTCATGATGTTTGCCGCACCACCGGAACAATCCCTGGAATGGTCCGACAGTGGCGTTGAAGGCGCTCACCGCTTCCTCAAGCGCCTTTGGCGGATGGTGTCGGAACATGTAGCCGAAGGGCAAGCCCCCGGCCTGAACACCGCTGACCTTACCGATGGCCAGAAGAATCTGCGGCGCAAGACCCACGAAACCATTGCCAAGGTGAGTGACGACATCAGCCGCCGCCTGACTTTCAATACGTCCATAGCCGCGGTGATGGAGCTACTCAACGAAACCGCAAAACTGACGGACGATGAGCCACAAAGCCGCGCGGTGCGCCAGGAAGCGCTGGATTCAGCGGTGACCATGCTGTCGCCGATCGTACCCCATATCTGTCACCAGTTGTGGCAGGCGCTCGGCCACCAGGGACCCGTGGTTGATGCGCCCTGGCCTGTGGCCGACAAGGGCGCGATGGTGCGTAGCGAAATACAGGTGGTGCTTCAGGTTAACGGTAAGGTTCGAGCCAAAGCGGACGTTCCTGCCGACATTGACAAGAGCAGCCTGGAGACACTGGCCCTGGCCAATGAAAACGTGGTCCGGTTTACCGAGGGAAAAACCGTGCGCAAGGTGATTGTGGTGCCGGGCAAACTGGTCAACGTGGTCGCCAACTGA
- a CDS encoding endonuclease, translating into MRALLYFFIALPIVALPTLVTGQNTRFSDPETVIKDQFWGNLYADGGTSFFCAEPFSNKGFLLTNGYVYPLAQVRSALACGTSSQCKDNDRYRQIASDLHNIVPVNSRIEMSRRNAQYENLSVTGVEPDECGIRQSAQFFEPPATVKGDIARTVAYMVSTYDLPWAGAHRVFLGWNESDPPDDRELTRHQMVAEIQGNKNPFVLDPSLVERL; encoded by the coding sequence ATGAGAGCACTTCTTTACTTTTTCATAGCACTCCCGATCGTTGCCCTTCCCACACTGGTTACGGGCCAAAACACGCGATTCAGCGACCCGGAAACCGTGATCAAGGATCAGTTCTGGGGAAACCTTTACGCGGACGGCGGCACTTCCTTTTTCTGCGCAGAACCATTCAGTAACAAGGGGTTTCTGCTCACCAACGGTTACGTCTATCCACTTGCCCAGGTTCGCAGTGCGCTGGCTTGCGGCACCAGCTCCCAGTGCAAGGACAATGATCGCTACCGCCAGATTGCATCCGATCTTCACAACATTGTGCCGGTTAACAGCCGCATCGAGATGTCCCGCCGCAATGCCCAGTACGAGAATCTTTCGGTAACGGGGGTTGAGCCGGACGAATGCGGCATACGCCAGAGCGCCCAATTCTTCGAGCCTCCGGCGACCGTGAAGGGCGACATCGCCAGAACCGTCGCCTATATGGTCAGCACTTACGACCTGCCCTGGGCCGGTGCCCACCGTGTCTTCCTGGGCTGGAACGAAAGCGATCCACCCGATGACCGGGAACTGACCCGGCACCAGATGGTGGCGGAAATCCAGGGCAACAAGAACCCGTTCGTACTTGATCCCTCTCTGGTTGAACGGCTCTGA
- a CDS encoding HlyC/CorC family transporter, giving the protein MSDDQSSRSQGNSKSWLERISQAFSSGPESVEDVLEILRDAESENIIDADAMSIIEGAMQVIDMRVDEIMIPRSQMVTVKASQEPKEFLPEVISAAHSRYPVIGDSQDDVIGILLAKDLLPLALNNDLNWNRIREILRPPTFVPESKRLNQLLKEFKETRNHMAIVVDEYGGTAGLITIEDVLEQIVGEIEDEHDFDEETHIKARSDGTYAVKAVTPVDDFNEFFETELDEEEFDTIGGVVLKEFGHLPRRGETVECQGLEFTIANADNRVIRLLQVSRSNEQ; this is encoded by the coding sequence ATGAGCGACGATCAGTCGAGTCGCAGTCAGGGCAACAGTAAGTCTTGGCTGGAACGTATATCACAGGCCTTCTCCAGCGGGCCTGAGTCCGTCGAGGACGTGCTGGAAATCCTGCGTGACGCCGAGTCGGAAAACATCATCGACGCCGACGCCATGAGCATCATTGAAGGCGCCATGCAGGTTATCGACATGCGGGTGGATGAAATTATGATCCCCCGCTCCCAGATGGTGACGGTGAAAGCCTCCCAGGAGCCGAAAGAATTCCTGCCAGAGGTTATCAGTGCTGCTCACAGCCGCTACCCGGTCATTGGGGACAGCCAGGACGACGTTATAGGTATTCTGCTGGCCAAGGATCTTTTGCCACTGGCGCTGAATAACGACCTGAACTGGAACCGTATCCGCGAAATCCTGCGCCCGCCCACCTTTGTTCCTGAAAGCAAACGGCTGAACCAGCTGCTCAAGGAATTCAAGGAAACCCGCAACCACATGGCGATTGTGGTGGACGAGTACGGTGGCACCGCCGGACTGATCACCATTGAGGATGTGCTGGAACAGATCGTTGGCGAAATCGAGGACGAGCACGATTTCGACGAGGAAACCCACATCAAGGCCCGCAGCGATGGCACCTATGCCGTTAAAGCCGTGACGCCTGTCGACGACTTCAATGAGTTTTTCGAGACCGAGCTTGATGAAGAGGAGTTCGACACTATCGGTGGCGTGGTTCTGAAGGAATTCGGCCACCTGCCCCGTCGGGGTGAAACAGTGGAGTGCCAGGGGCTGGAGTTCACCATTGCCAATGCCGACAACCGGGTAATTCGCCTGCTTCAGGTCTCGCGCAGCAATGAGCAATAG
- the lnt gene encoding apolipoprotein N-acyltransferase, which produces MSNSPRATALPFPLLQQHWLHFGLLVVAGALQTLTFSPFNLWWLGPVSIALILLGSLPLPSEKLFRAGWFAGIGLFGSGASWVYVSISEHGNTSALLAVILTVIFVAGLALFHGLAFWAWGKLSRKSAIRRLILFPAVWILGDWVRGWLLTGFPWLYLGTAHVDGPLAGFAPLIGVYGLTFWVTVTGCAVIACWWLMRNLRYASAGIVAALALLPWVTGPAVNNVNWTSLNEEPVRFAAMQGNIPQQIKWDPDFLRDQIVAYLEMTEGEWDTDLILWPETAIPIPQDQAGAIIDAIKDKLAPKSTLITGIPWYGFSDRVEDFTFHNSIMAIGNGDGIYHKQKLVPFGEYVPLEQWLRGLIGFFDLPMSSFSRGPSDQGPLTANDIRIMPFVCYEVAYPDFVAFNAYNTGVLLTVSNDGWFGDSIGPLQHLQIARMRALETGRYMLRGTNNGVTAIIDEKGQISEQIPRFERAVMTGEFFPATGSTPFMLSGSWPVLTLAIILIVFVRERVIPKINR; this is translated from the coding sequence ATGAGCAATAGCCCCCGGGCAACCGCTCTGCCGTTCCCCCTGCTTCAACAACACTGGCTGCACTTTGGGCTGCTGGTGGTTGCAGGTGCGCTGCAGACACTGACCTTTTCGCCTTTCAATCTCTGGTGGCTGGGGCCGGTCTCGATTGCTCTGATACTACTTGGCAGCCTGCCATTGCCCTCGGAGAAGCTGTTCCGCGCAGGCTGGTTTGCCGGCATCGGACTGTTTGGCTCGGGCGCCAGTTGGGTTTATGTCAGTATCAGTGAACATGGCAACACCTCTGCGCTGCTGGCCGTTATTCTTACCGTTATTTTTGTTGCCGGCCTTGCGCTCTTTCATGGGCTGGCATTCTGGGCCTGGGGCAAACTGTCCCGGAAAAGCGCCATCCGGCGCCTGATCCTGTTCCCTGCGGTCTGGATACTGGGAGACTGGGTGCGCGGCTGGCTGCTGACAGGATTTCCCTGGCTTTACCTCGGCACCGCCCACGTGGATGGCCCCCTGGCCGGATTTGCGCCATTGATTGGGGTTTACGGTCTGACCTTCTGGGTCACCGTCACGGGCTGTGCCGTGATCGCCTGCTGGTGGCTGATGCGCAACCTGCGTTACGCCAGCGCCGGCATTGTGGCCGCACTGGCCCTCCTGCCCTGGGTCACCGGCCCCGCCGTCAACAACGTCAACTGGACCAGTCTGAACGAAGAACCCGTCCGTTTTGCTGCCATGCAGGGCAACATCCCCCAGCAGATTAAGTGGGATCCGGATTTCCTGCGGGACCAGATTGTAGCCTACCTGGAAATGACCGAGGGTGAATGGGACACTGACCTGATCCTGTGGCCGGAGACCGCTATCCCCATTCCCCAGGACCAGGCCGGCGCGATTATCGACGCGATCAAAGACAAGCTTGCCCCAAAGAGTACCCTGATCACCGGCATCCCCTGGTACGGCTTCAGCGACAGAGTCGAAGACTTCACGTTTCATAACAGCATCATGGCTATCGGCAACGGGGATGGCATCTACCACAAGCAGAAGCTGGTGCCCTTCGGCGAATACGTGCCCCTGGAGCAGTGGCTCCGTGGACTGATCGGCTTTTTTGATTTGCCTATGTCCAGCTTCAGCCGCGGGCCGTCAGACCAGGGACCGCTGACAGCCAATGACATCAGAATCATGCCTTTTGTCTGTTACGAGGTGGCCTATCCGGACTTCGTGGCCTTCAATGCCTACAACACCGGCGTGCTCTTGACTGTCAGTAACGACGGCTGGTTCGGGGATTCCATCGGCCCGCTTCAGCACCTGCAGATTGCGCGAATGCGGGCACTGGAAACTGGTCGGTATATGCTTCGGGGCACCAACAATGGTGTCACAGCGATCATCGATGAGAAGGGCCAGATTTCAGAACAAATTCCCCGGTTCGAACGTGCGGTAATGACCGGTGAGTTCTTTCCGGCAACCGGCAGCACGCCCTTTATGCTGTCTGGCTCCTGGCCGGTACTGACACTGGCGATCATTCTTATTGTGTTTGTCCGGGAACGAGTAATCCCCAAAATCAACCGGTAG
- a CDS encoding LPS-assembly lipoprotein LptE, whose product MKRAAIPLCLILSLTLVGCGFQLRGSYGVPETVQPLSLECNPPVPDHVCRSVRDQLEMAQVSLSSAGNAVAVLQLSDFRQDRRATAVTARAGAAEYTLQQTIEMELISAQEAPLLASQTITSAETYRYDETNVLAKQQEEDAIQTELSQQLAQQILFRLSALGQTPVDGSEAAK is encoded by the coding sequence ATGAAGCGGGCGGCGATTCCACTCTGCCTGATCCTCAGCCTGACCCTTGTCGGATGCGGGTTCCAGCTGCGGGGCAGCTACGGCGTGCCGGAAACCGTTCAGCCGCTGTCGCTGGAGTGTAATCCGCCGGTGCCGGACCATGTCTGCCGCTCTGTCCGCGACCAGCTTGAAATGGCACAAGTCAGCCTCTCCAGCGCCGGAAACGCCGTGGCCGTTCTGCAACTGAGTGATTTTCGACAGGACAGACGGGCCACTGCCGTCACCGCCAGGGCCGGTGCCGCCGAATACACTCTGCAGCAAACCATTGAGATGGAGTTAATATCGGCGCAAGAGGCCCCGCTCCTTGCCTCCCAGACCATTACCAGCGCCGAAACCTACCGCTATGACGAGACCAACGTGCTGGCCAAACAGCAGGAGGAAGATGCCATCCAGACTGAACTTTCCCAGCAGCTGGCCCAGCAGATATTGTTTCGCCTGTCGGCACTGGGCCAGACCCCTGTAGATGGGTCAGAGGCGGCGAAGTGA
- the ybeY gene encoding rRNA maturation RNase YbeY: MVSLTVDIQRALESGDTPTDEQFETWAGTAWLGDEDSEVTVRLVDTDESASLNSQYRDKTGPTNVLSFPFEAPAGITVPLAGDLIICAPVVEREAREQRKTPTAHWAHMVVHGMLHLQGYDHIKDDEAEAMEALEIRLLAQLGFCNPYDTLDDIGETEKDA; this comes from the coding sequence GTGGTCAGTCTGACGGTCGATATTCAGCGGGCGCTGGAGTCCGGCGACACTCCCACGGACGAGCAGTTCGAAACCTGGGCGGGCACCGCCTGGCTCGGGGATGAGGACTCCGAGGTGACGGTTCGCCTTGTCGACACCGACGAAAGCGCCAGCCTGAACAGCCAGTATCGCGACAAAACCGGCCCAACCAACGTGCTGTCCTTCCCATTTGAGGCGCCAGCCGGTATAACGGTCCCGTTAGCCGGTGATTTGATCATCTGTGCGCCCGTGGTCGAGCGGGAGGCCCGCGAGCAGCGGAAAACTCCCACGGCACACTGGGCCCACATGGTGGTGCATGGAATGCTGCACCTTCAGGGCTATGACCATATTAAAGATGACGAGGCCGAGGCCATGGAAGCCCTCGAAATCCGGTTGCTGGCGCAGCTCGGTTTCTGCAATCCTTACGACACTCTTGATGACATTGGGGAAACGGAAAAAGACGCATGA
- the holA gene encoding DNA polymerase III subunit delta yields the protein MKIQPGQLEQQLEKGLSPIYLVSGDEALLVQESCDRIRKAARNAGYQDRLTFHADAQFDWNRVGEEFSALSLFAEKRRIEIHLPNGKLGDGRAVIEHFLQDPPEDIILILISARLDAAETKRKWYKALQQTGIHLPLWPIDADKFPGWLQQRARQQGLNLTRGALDLLAERLEGNLLAASQELDRLALFAADRTIDEATIEQAVQDSSRFNGFELISETLAGRASHARKIAGALQQEGENPLGFLTVLNRDLNLAMEMRIANARQPNGGDSGFLKKRGIFQPQRARAIEQAARRLTRLQFSAAFELCSAADRAAKGFDSLPPWHHIQDLITLLAQPTSAPTRRP from the coding sequence GTGAAAATACAGCCGGGACAGCTTGAGCAGCAACTGGAAAAGGGTCTGTCGCCCATCTATCTGGTTTCTGGCGATGAAGCCCTGCTGGTTCAGGAATCCTGCGATCGTATTCGTAAAGCAGCCCGCAATGCGGGCTACCAGGATCGACTGACTTTCCACGCTGACGCCCAGTTTGACTGGAACCGGGTAGGCGAAGAATTCAGCGCACTATCCCTGTTCGCGGAAAAGCGGCGAATAGAGATCCACCTGCCCAACGGCAAGTTGGGCGACGGTCGCGCGGTGATCGAGCATTTTCTGCAGGACCCACCTGAAGACATCATTCTGATCCTCATCAGTGCTCGCCTCGACGCCGCGGAAACCAAGCGCAAGTGGTACAAGGCGCTTCAGCAGACAGGCATTCATCTACCGCTGTGGCCTATAGATGCCGACAAGTTTCCCGGCTGGCTGCAACAGCGGGCCCGGCAACAGGGGCTGAACCTTACCCGGGGCGCGCTGGATCTGCTGGCCGAGCGCCTGGAGGGCAACCTGCTGGCCGCCAGCCAGGAGCTGGACCGTCTGGCCCTCTTTGCGGCAGACCGCACCATTGACGAGGCCACCATTGAGCAGGCGGTTCAGGACAGCTCCCGGTTCAACGGCTTTGAGCTGATCAGCGAAACCCTGGCCGGCCGTGCCAGCCATGCCCGCAAGATTGCCGGAGCCCTTCAGCAGGAAGGCGAAAACCCCCTCGGGTTTCTAACCGTGCTCAACCGCGATCTGAACCTGGCCATGGAAATGCGAATTGCCAATGCGCGGCAGCCAAACGGTGGTGACTCAGGATTTCTGAAGAAACGCGGCATCTTCCAGCCCCAGCGGGCCCGCGCCATTGAGCAGGCTGCCAGACGCCTCACGCGCCTCCAATTCAGCGCGGCATTCGAGCTTTGCAGTGCCGCTGACCGGGCTGCAAAAGGCTTCGACTCTCTCCCACCCTGGCATCACATCCAGGATCTGATCACTTTATTGGCCCAGCCAACGAGCGCACCCACCCGCAGACCTTGA